The DNA segment TGCCTTCTTCCTGCTCGCATACTTTGTGGCGGTTGTATTAAAGAGTCTGAATATTACAATGATTACGTATGCAATCATCGGTACCATCATCGCCTTTATCTTTGTACTTTCCAAAACCGAGGCTGTCAGCATGTTCTCAGCTACCGGAATTGCGGCGGCAGAGGATGAGGAAGAGGATGATTATTGATATGAAAACATGGAAAGGTGGATACAGTTATGAGTGAAATGCTGCAGAAAAGCGTAAATCTGGAACCAGAGAAAATCACAAAAAAGGATGTCGGTCTAGCATGGCTGCGATTTTATTTCGCAAATGAAATTCCGCATTCCTTTGATAAATATATAGCGCCGTCACTGATGTGGGCGCTCATGCCGATTTTGAAAAAGCTGTACAAGGATAAGAAGGATTTAGCCGAGGCATATCAGCGTCATTTGCTGTTCTTTAATACGCAGATATCCTGGGGAGGCGGAACGATTACCGGCATTATGGCTTCCCTGGAGGCAGCCCGTGCACAGGAGGTGTACATGGAAACTCCTGTCACGATTGACGATGATTTGATTTATAATACGAAGGCCGGTTTGATGGGAGCCCTTGCAGGTATTGGAGATTCCATTGATTCCGGTACCATTCAGTATATCTTCATTGCGATCGCACTGCCATGGGCACAGCAGGGAAATGCCATCGGTGCCCTGTTTCCATTCATAATGTTTTCCCTGTATCAGCTCATCATCGGCTATTATTTTGCTCAGCTTGGCTTTAAGCTGGGACGGACGGCTGCCAATGAGGTGGTTGGTACAAGAATGCAGATCATCATTGAAGCACTATCAATTCTGGGGTTATTTATGATGGGAATTCTGGCGGCAAATTATGTCAAGGTATCATCTACTCTGGCATTCACTTTGTCCGGTAAGAAATTCGTAATACAGGAGATCCTCGATAGCGTCATGCCTGGAATCCTGCCGCTTCTGACTGTAGGCTGTGTATATTTCTATTTCACAAAGAAGGGACTGAACGTCACGAAAGCATTGATCGGCTTAACCGTAGTTCTCGGTATCTTAGCTGGTATTGGCATTCTGTAATTCGATAAGGAGGAACCATTATGGGAAAGGTAGTTCTGGCAAGAGTTGACGCAAGACTGATTCACGGACAGGTTATGACGGGTCTGTCAAAATCCGCAGGCGCAACCGCAATCTTTGTTGCGGATAATGCGGCGGCACATGATCCGTTCACAAAAAATATCATTCTTCAGGCAGGCTCACGTACCGGATTAAAGGTAAGAGTTTTAAAAGAGGATGGGGCAGTGCGTTACTGGAAGGATCGTGCTTATGATGACTATCATGTCATCCTGCTTACCAAAAGCATTGAGGTCATGGCGGAGATCATACGGGGCGGTGTGCCTGTCAGAGAGCTGAACCTCGGCGGTATTCCGCAAAAGCCGGGGTTGACTTCTATCATTAAGGAAGTCGCAATCAATAAAGAACAATTAAAGCTTCTGCAGGAATTGCAGAGCGAATATGATATAGATATCTATTTTCAGGCAATCCCATCCTCACGCAGGGTATCCCTGAAGGAAGCCGCAAAGCTGTTTGAGGAGCATTCCTGATGGTAGGGATCTTGCTTGTCAGCCATGGAAAAATGGCGGAGGGGATGCTGGACAGCATGAAGCTTATTATGGGAGACTGTGAACAGCTGCAGGCTGTCTCTTTACAGGCGGGGGAAGATTTTGAAGACTTCCGTGCGAAGCTTATGAAGACTATACGTTCCGTAAACAGCGGGGATGGTGTACTTGTCTTTGTCGATCTGTATGGTGCTTCCCCCTTTAATGCATCCTGTTATGCATCTATGCAGTTGAAGCACGAGGATATTGCAGTGCGCATACTGGCAGGAATGAATTTGTCGATGCTGTTGGAAAGTGTGTCATTGCGTGCATCCTCAACACTGGAGGAGCTTGTGCAGATAGCGTCAAAGGCAGGCAGAGACGGCATCTGTGAGCCTGTTACAGTACAGGATGAGGAAAGCGATGGTGATTACTGATGAAGAAGGTGCTCATTACACCGCGTTCCTTCGGGAAATACAATAAGGAGGAATTGATTGCCAGATTGAGAGCACATGGCATTGAACCGGTTTTCAATCCATATGGCACTATTCTTACCGAACAGCAAATGCAGGAAGCATTGCGGGATATGGATGGTCTGATTGTCGGTGTGGATCCGGTAAATGAGGCGGTATTAAGACATGCGGTAAAATTAAAGGCAATCGCAAAGTACGGTGTTGGAGTTGATAATATCGCCTGTGCATATGCGAAAGAAAAGGGCATTACAGTAAGCCGGACAGTCAATGCGAATGCCAATGCTGTAGCGGATTATGCCATGACACTGATGATGTGCGTTGCCCGCCGTGTTGTGGAAATCGACAGCGGCTGTCACCATAATGACTGGTCAAAGAAAGAGGCACTGGATATTTATGGGAAAACCATTGGTGTGCTTGGTCTGGGTGCTATAGGAAAAGGCGTTGTTAAGCGTGCCAGTGGATTTGATATGAAGATATACGGCTATGATATTGTACGTGATGATGCATTTTTACAGGAACATCATGTAACGTTTAGTGATGTGGACACCATCATACGGGAGTGTGATTTCATATCTTTGCATCTTCCATTAACAGCAGAAACAAGACATATCCTGAACAAGGATAATCTGGCACAAGCGAAGAATAATTTGATTATCGTCAATACGGCAAGAGGCGGTTTGATCGATGAGGATGATCTGTATGTCCTCTTAAAGGAGAACAAAATCTATGGTCTGGGTCTGGATGTATTTGAACAGGAGCCTTTAGAGAGCTCTTTGCTTTTGACACTACCGAATGTGATTGTCAGCTCCCATACCGCTGCTTCCTCTCAGGGAGCTATCAATGCGATGAGTACGATGGCAGTGGATAATCTGATTCAATCACTTGAGCAGTAAACGGGATAATGTATAGAAACAGATAAGGAGGAGCTTATGGATAAAACATCATTACTGGCAGAATTGAAAAAGCAAAAGCTGGTGGCCGTCATTCGCGGACAGAATGAGGAGGAGGTCACAAAAATTGTAGATGCGCTGTATCGTGGAGGAATACATTTCATGGAAATCACATATACAATACCACAGGCAGAACAGATTATTGCGCATCTGCAGAGTAGCTATGCATCCTGTGAGGATATTATCATCGGAGCAGGAACCTGTCTGGATATCGTAGCTGCACGTATGGCGATATCGGCGGGAGCGCAGTTTGTGGTTTGTCCGCATCTGGATACTGAAATCATGAAGCTGTGTAACAGCTACCGTATTCCCTGCTTTCCAGGAGCGTCAACCGTGAAGGACGCGCTGGAATGTCTGCGTTATGGAGCGGAGGTAATTAAGCTGTTTCCAGGAGATACCTTCGGGCCAAAAGCAATCAAAGCATTAAAAGGGCCTCTCCCGCAGGCGGATTTCATGCCGACCGGAGGTGTCAACGCAGATAATCTGAGAGAATGGCTGGATCATGGTGCAGTCGCTGTAGGAACCGGAAGCAGTCTGACTAAAGGAGCGGCATCAGGTGATTTTGAGGCTGTGTATGCGGAGGCGCAAAAGCTGGTGAGCATCGTTCATGCATATGAACACGAAAACTAGGCTTCTAATATTTGATATGGACGGTTTGCTCGTGGATACGGAGCGGGTCTATATGGAGGGATGGCTGTATGCTTTGAAAAAACTGCATATCGCTGTTCCGGAACCGGTGGTTCGAAGCTGGGTTGGAAAAAGCTTTCATGAAACCGGAGCATATCTGATGCAGGTATGCCATGAGGAAGCTGTGATAGCTAACATTCGAAAGGCTCGTGAACAGTATATTTATCAATGCCTGCAGGATGGTAGCCTTCATGCTATGCCCTATGCGCTGGATGCTTTGCAGGCTGCGAAGGAATACGGTTATCAGACAGGACTGGCGACTTCATCTCTGAAAAAACGTTCTGTTGCGATACTGGGACATTTGGAATTGCTTTCTTATCTGGATATACCGGTATTTGCGGATGATGTAGAGAAGCTGAAGCCATATCCGGATTTGTACCTTCATGTTTTGAAGCAGGCAAATTGCTCAGCACAGGAGGCAATCGCCTTTGAGGATTCACTTACCGGAGCGCAGGCTGCAGCTACAGCGGGTATATTCACCGTTCTGATTCCGGATCTCAGCTTTTCTGATGTGGAGCAGACATGCCCGCATTATCAATATGCAAAAAATCTGTCAGTCGTAAGAGACATGCTAAAGCAGCTGGATAAATGAGGTGACATGCGATGGAGAAGGAAACCATTCAGGACTTGATACTGCGGTATGGTGTTATTTTAAAAAAGCGAAATACAGAGAAACAGAAAACAGCCTTTCTTCGTGCTGCACAGAAACAGCTGGAGGAGGCTGGCTTCACTGTGGATATCACCTGTGTTGCTGCTTCCATTATGAAGCGGGAAGCAATGCATACGTATAATCTGTATGCAGGTGATTTTAACCATGCAGAGATTGTTTTTGTGACTTATTACGATACACCGCTGCTTCAGCTTTTTCCCAGGGAGCGAAAAGCTTTTGCTTCCAACTGGACGCAGGGGAATTTCCTTCTTCATACGCTGCTGTTCTTACTGTGTATACTTGTGATCGTGTTTCTTTTATACAGCGGCGTATTACCAAATCTGCAGCGCTATGGCTTTATGAGTATCTGGGGAGCTGTCCTGGTGCTAGTATGTTTAAGCGGTTTTTATATAGTGCGGCAAATGCGGGGCGGTATGGCTGCAGGAAATACTATGGTACGCAATTCCTCCAGTCTGATTACACTGTTCGCCCTGGCATCCGAATTATCTGAACAGGAAAAGGAGCATGT comes from the Erysipelotrichaceae bacterium 66202529 genome and includes:
- a CDS encoding PTS system mannose/fructose/sorbose family transporter subunit IID; the encoded protein is MSEMLQKSVNLEPEKITKKDVGLAWLRFYFANEIPHSFDKYIAPSLMWALMPILKKLYKDKKDLAEAYQRHLLFFNTQISWGGGTITGIMASLEAARAQEVYMETPVTIDDDLIYNTKAGLMGALAGIGDSIDSGTIQYIFIAIALPWAQQGNAIGALFPFIMFSLYQLIIGYYFAQLGFKLGRTAANEVVGTRMQIIIEALSILGLFMMGILAANYVKVSSTLAFTLSGKKFVIQEILDSVMPGILPLLTVGCVYFYFTKKGLNVTKALIGLTVVLGILAGIGIL
- a CDS encoding PTS mannose/fructose/sorbose transporter subunit IIB; this translates as MGKVVLARVDARLIHGQVMTGLSKSAGATAIFVADNAAAHDPFTKNIILQAGSRTGLKVRVLKEDGAVRYWKDRAYDDYHVILLTKSIEVMAEIIRGGVPVRELNLGGIPQKPGLTSIIKEVAINKEQLKLLQELQSEYDIDIYFQAIPSSRRVSLKEAAKLFEEHS
- a CDS encoding PTS sugar transporter subunit IIA, with amino-acid sequence MVGILLVSHGKMAEGMLDSMKLIMGDCEQLQAVSLQAGEDFEDFRAKLMKTIRSVNSGDGVLVFVDLYGASPFNASCYASMQLKHEDIAVRILAGMNLSMLLESVSLRASSTLEELVQIASKAGRDGICEPVTVQDEESDGDY
- a CDS encoding hydroxyacid dehydrogenase, encoding MKKVLITPRSFGKYNKEELIARLRAHGIEPVFNPYGTILTEQQMQEALRDMDGLIVGVDPVNEAVLRHAVKLKAIAKYGVGVDNIACAYAKEKGITVSRTVNANANAVADYAMTLMMCVARRVVEIDSGCHHNDWSKKEALDIYGKTIGVLGLGAIGKGVVKRASGFDMKIYGYDIVRDDAFLQEHHVTFSDVDTIIRECDFISLHLPLTAETRHILNKDNLAQAKNNLIIVNTARGGLIDEDDLYVLLKENKIYGLGLDVFEQEPLESSLLLTLPNVIVSSHTAASSQGAINAMSTMAVDNLIQSLEQ
- the eda gene encoding bifunctional 4-hydroxy-2-oxoglutarate aldolase/2-dehydro-3-deoxy-phosphogluconate aldolase produces the protein MDKTSLLAELKKQKLVAVIRGQNEEEVTKIVDALYRGGIHFMEITYTIPQAEQIIAHLQSSYASCEDIIIGAGTCLDIVAARMAISAGAQFVVCPHLDTEIMKLCNSYRIPCFPGASTVKDALECLRYGAEVIKLFPGDTFGPKAIKALKGPLPQADFMPTGGVNADNLREWLDHGAVAVGTGSSLTKGAASGDFEAVYAEAQKLVSIVHAYEHEN
- a CDS encoding HAD-IA family hydrolase, producing the protein MNTKTRLLIFDMDGLLVDTERVYMEGWLYALKKLHIAVPEPVVRSWVGKSFHETGAYLMQVCHEEAVIANIRKAREQYIYQCLQDGSLHAMPYALDALQAAKEYGYQTGLATSSLKKRSVAILGHLELLSYLDIPVFADDVEKLKPYPDLYLHVLKQANCSAQEAIAFEDSLTGAQAAATAGIFTVLIPDLSFSDVEQTCPHYQYAKNLSVVRDMLKQLDK